A single window of Sporosarcina sp. 6E9 DNA harbors:
- a CDS encoding RNA polymerase sigma factor: protein MQDEDYMRQLSFGNDTALDTLVFRYHKPLYGYVYRLLKDEKLAEDIVQDTFMKIYQQGQKGYIPDSFKPWMYKIATNCCRDYWRKASTKKEYSTDRIVEGHGKIHHIIDRQLERQWMIDSLEQLSPDYRMVLYLRFYQDLQYAEIALALEIPLGTVKTWISRGLKQLEKILLEDERKGAGVNE, encoded by the coding sequence ATGCAAGATGAAGATTATATGCGCCAATTATCATTCGGGAATGACACGGCATTAGACACGCTTGTTTTCCGGTATCATAAACCTCTGTATGGCTATGTGTACCGATTGCTGAAGGATGAAAAACTAGCCGAAGACATTGTTCAGGATACGTTTATGAAGATTTATCAGCAGGGGCAAAAAGGGTATATTCCTGATTCCTTTAAACCTTGGATGTATAAAATCGCGACAAATTGTTGTCGGGATTATTGGCGTAAAGCTTCTACAAAAAAAGAGTATTCTACAGATAGAATCGTGGAAGGACATGGGAAGATTCATCATATTATTGATCGTCAGCTTGAACGTCAATGGATGATTGACTCTTTGGAACAATTGTCGCCTGATTATCGAATGGTTTTGTATTTACGCTTTTACCAAGACTTGCAGTACGCGGAAATTGCTTTAGCGTTGGAAATCCCTCTGGGTACGGTGAAAACTTGGATCTCAAGGGGTTTAAAACAACTCGAGAAAATATTGCTAGAAGATGAGCGGAAGGGGGCGGGCGTCAATGAATGA
- a CDS encoding ATP-binding cassette domain-containing protein, translating to MRIALNNVGATIHNVKVLNEITCSFKSGITYVVGKNGAGKSTLLKLIATATSPNNGTINYTRLMRDEKVGTHRLPLRIEEVRRVIGFMPQDFTGHAEMTIERYLTYMAFHKGIPHTRVKDLLNAWLNDANLLKLKRKTLRNLSGGQLQKVGLIQALLNQPRICVLDEPFEGLDTEEKMFFKRVLQRLSFHSVIIISTHLLEEIDPSEDNSVLYIEEGELCFYGGVDELDKVVKEILLLKEK from the coding sequence ATGAGAATTGCACTTAATAACGTAGGAGCGACAATTCATAATGTCAAAGTTCTAAATGAAATCACTTGCTCATTTAAATCAGGAATTACGTACGTTGTCGGAAAAAATGGGGCGGGAAAAAGTACACTTCTAAAACTGATTGCTACCGCCACATCACCAAATAATGGAACGATAAACTATACAAGATTAATGCGCGATGAAAAAGTAGGAACACATCGCTTGCCGTTAAGGATTGAAGAAGTAAGAAGAGTCATCGGTTTTATGCCCCAGGACTTTACGGGTCATGCTGAAATGACGATTGAAAGATATTTAACGTATATGGCTTTTCATAAAGGAATTCCGCATACACGGGTTAAGGATTTACTGAATGCATGGTTAAATGATGCGAACTTATTAAAGCTTAAACGAAAAACACTTCGAAACCTTTCAGGCGGGCAACTACAAAAAGTGGGGTTGATACAAGCGCTTCTTAATCAACCGCGAATTTGTGTTTTGGATGAACCTTTTGAGGGTCTAGACACCGAGGAAAAAATGTTTTTTAAACGGGTCCTCCAACGGCTTTCATTTCATAGTGTTATCATCATTAGTACGCATTTACTTGAAGAAATTGATCCATCCGAAGATAACAGCGTCCTTTACATCGAAGAAGGTGAACTGTGTTTTTACGGCGGTGTAGATGAACTTGATAAAGTAGTAAAAGAAATATTGTTACTAAAAGAAAAATAA
- a CDS encoding alanyl-tRNA editing protein produces MLSERLYYSDPYCKTFNTRVRKESVNSEGQFYAVLENTAFYPTGGGQPYDTGTLNDVPVLNVEEVDGEIRHTLAESLGSPLEVTGIIDWSRRFDHMQQHAGQHILSASFVELYGFATMSFHLGKEILTIDLDTDDVSPKQLEAVEKLANDIILENRLIETKWVTEDELDHYSLRKQLAVTGEIRLVIIPDFDYNGCGGTHPSSTGQVLGIKVLSTEKHRGKVRVHFVCGGRILQQLHQKNHILSEASKLLSAPEEGVIDATKKLLDANHTLVKSLNEKEEQLLTFEVKGLLQTKSQGLVKAVYSGRTVQELQKMARLLVAEAEDTAVLLVAENEDRLQFVAARGASVEKSMKQVSAAVTLPFIEGKGGGSDAFVQGGGQRSMTGTELLQIMENSLV; encoded by the coding sequence ATGTTAAGTGAGCGCCTTTATTATTCAGATCCGTATTGTAAAACTTTTAACACTCGCGTGCGTAAAGAATCAGTGAATTCAGAAGGACAGTTTTACGCTGTATTAGAAAACACCGCCTTTTATCCAACTGGCGGAGGCCAGCCGTATGACACGGGAACTTTGAACGATGTTCCGGTACTAAATGTGGAAGAAGTAGATGGCGAAATTCGTCATACCCTGGCGGAAAGTCTCGGATCCCCGCTTGAGGTAACAGGAATTATTGATTGGTCACGTCGTTTTGATCATATGCAACAACACGCAGGTCAACATATTCTTTCAGCGTCATTCGTTGAACTATATGGATTTGCGACTATGAGTTTTCACCTAGGGAAAGAAATTTTGACGATTGATTTAGACACGGATGATGTTTCACCAAAGCAATTGGAAGCAGTTGAAAAATTAGCGAATGACATCATTTTGGAAAATCGACTAATTGAAACCAAATGGGTTACGGAAGATGAACTAGATCATTATTCACTTCGCAAGCAATTGGCAGTGACAGGTGAAATTCGTCTTGTTATTATCCCTGATTTTGACTATAACGGCTGCGGAGGGACCCATCCGAGTTCGACTGGACAAGTTCTTGGAATAAAAGTTTTATCAACGGAAAAACATCGCGGGAAAGTTCGCGTCCATTTCGTTTGTGGCGGTCGGATATTACAGCAATTGCATCAGAAAAATCATATATTATCCGAAGCATCTAAATTACTAAGTGCGCCTGAAGAAGGTGTGATTGACGCAACTAAAAAGCTGCTCGACGCAAATCACACGCTAGTCAAGTCATTGAATGAGAAAGAAGAACAGTTATTGACATTTGAGGTAAAAGGTTTATTACAAACTAAAAGTCAAGGACTCGTAAAGGCCGTGTATTCCGGACGGACTGTTCAAGAGTTGCAGAAAATGGCTCGATTGCTTGTCGCGGAAGCTGAGGATACCGCCGTACTCCTAGTCGCTGAAAATGAAGATCGGTTACAATTTGTCGCGGCACGTGGGGCTTCTGTGGAAAAGAGTATGAAACAAGTTTCGGCGGCTGTAACACTTCCCTTCATTGAAGGAAAAGGCGGTGGCAGCGATGCATTCGTCCAAGGTGGAGGACAACGCAGTATGACAGGGACTGAGTTGCTACAGATTATGGAAAATTCTTTGGTGTAA